In one window of Mytilus trossulus isolate FHL-02 chromosome 7, PNRI_Mtr1.1.1.hap1, whole genome shotgun sequence DNA:
- the LOC134727298 gene encoding uncharacterized protein LOC134727298, with translation MDKNIKKSVTLSYWLVLIVLILLEHPAAVALTVSGVSFESHVDYDQADSSDTCSAWEEFDGTECVCASSSAGCNDDGGMVCDDQGGQYRSSCYFSLQMCQQNISIDDNIVSCGACDTLRLTGGKHYPKGVTLAKFTRQGPEAGLATRYKSINDNETEVFFVPKLNAWTIGKSTVNGSFVSMIQPINASFPGDGVPGMLIPNQNGTDITWELDETFRLECVKDHLPGVRVKRFIFMAIFAAVSVITAATTTTLHVVQSKKGCLYYPSVCSMRNEIKNHLLPSLKKDKERFLTLYGQPKEFESVVDKIHDQIQIIQERIIKIPELHTTLNISLSSLVQTYSSMKHDFPQLNNFLSHYDDWLSSVLSAAGNDVAMLPMEVLMAMPALVAESATSMALAMSGIGAVLSFAFGIVDVVSSVLDEKKVRNQLQSNKNVLIRARTKLDRAFNDMKSFQNKFCQYVVKYLEELSGKGKQYEFTFRLLNFFIVRTYGHSHNRCSNSAIVALSNPRNLKTLQQHYLQPIVNKLSGNIESLKHKIVEVKETKAFLDEINRKVKQQHQDPVVIFRFIKSNMPVITKKMFSNLFDLLKFISKYVLPTKSCYWGQNLDQIRRGLTTVHNYMSVPVCSSNELSLMSNAIKTAIHNHEAVCKIYRQVRGSVFRNKYQTVRFIADNLLPTEHCYWGYDLDDIRGTPNTTEVSNAKVDSSLLSTLHNLNSVGQIVLARNMMEGMYSIHSTKWQDFLLCHVWKNPSVLRDLHCTSFTASSTCIPTASSFQSC, from the exons CAGTGGCATTAACTGTTAGTGGTGTTTCGTTTGAAAGTCATGTAGATTACGACCAAGCTG ATTCTTCTGATACCTGTAGTGCCTGGGAAGAATTTGACGGGACGGAATGTGTTTGTGCCAGTAGCAGTGCTGGATGTAATGACGATGGCGGAATGGTTTGTGATGACCAAGGGGGACAATATCGTTCCTCTTGCTATTTCTCTCTACAGATGTGCCAACAAAACATTAGTATTGACGACAACATAGTATCCTGTG GTGCATGCGACACACTAAGGCTTACCGGCGGGAAACACTATCCTAAAGGTGTCACACTAGCAAAGTTCACAAGACAAGGACCAGAGGCAGGATTAGCAACAAGATATAAATCTATAAACGACAATGAAACAGAGGTTTTCTTTGTACCAAAACTGAATGCATGGACAATTG GGAAATCAACTGTCAATGGCAGTTTTGTATCTATGATTCAACCAATAAATGCCTCATTCCCTGGAGATGGTGTTCCAGGAATGCTGATACCAAACCAAAACGGAACGGATATTACATGGGAGTTGGACGAAACTTTTCGcttggaatgtgtcaaag ATCATTTACCAGGAGTAAGAGTAAAGAGATTTATCTT TATGGCTATATTCGCTGCTGTATCTGTAATAACCGCAGCGACAACAACTACATTACATGTAGTACAGTCTAAGAAGGGATGTCTGTATTATCCAAGTGTGTGTTCCATGAG aaatgaaaTCAAGAACCATCTTTTACCATCCTTAAAAAAGGACAAGGAAAGATTCCTAACACTATACGGACAGCCAAAAGAGTTTGAATCAGTAGTAGACAAAATACATGACcaaattcaaataattcaagagagaataataaaaataccagAGTTACACACAACCCTCAATATAAGTTTGTCTAGCTTAGTGCAAACTTACAGCTCAATGAAACATGATTTTCCTCAACTGAACAATTTTTTATCTCACTATGACGATTGGTTATCCAGTGTATTGTCTGCTGCCGGAAATGACGTGGCTATGCTTCCCATGGAGGTCTTAATGGCTATGCCAGCACTTGTCGCTGAAAGTGCCACTTCAATGGCGCTAGCAATGTCTGGCATCGGTGCTGTTCTATCATTTGCCTTTGGAATCGTAGATGTAGTTTCAAGTGTCTTAGATGAGAAGAAAGTAAGAAACCAATTACAGAGTAACAAAAACGTCCTTATTAGAGCCAGGACTAAACTTGATCGTGCTTTCAACgatatgaagtcatttcaaaataaattctgTCAATATGTCGTCAAGTATCTCGAGGAACTATCAGGTAAAGGGAAACAGTATGAGTTCACATTCCGTTTACTGAACTTTTTTATCGTGCGTACTTATGGTCATTCGCATAACAGGTGCAGCAATTCTGCTATTGTAGCTCTTTCTAATCCAAGAAACTTAAAAACCCTTCAGCAGCACTACTTACAACCAATTGTTAACAAATTATCGGGAAATATTGAATCCCTAAAGCATAAAATAGTAGAAGTTAAAGAGACAAAAGCGTTTCTAGATGAAATCAATAGGAAGGTAAAACAACAGCATCAAGATCCGGTGGTAATATTCAGATTTATTAAAAGCAACATGCCAGTCATAACAAAGAAAATGTTTAGCAATCTTTTTGATCTTCTGaagtttatatctaaatatgtactACCCACAAAATCGTGTTACTGGGGTCAAAACCTCGATCAAATCCGCCGTGGTCTGACAACAGTTCACAACTACATGAGTGTTCCAGTATGCAGCAGCAATGAGTTAAGTTTAATGAGTAACGCAATTAAAACTGCAATTCATAATCATGAGGCCGTTTGCAAAATTTACAGACAAGTTCGAGGAAGCGTTTTCCGAAATAAATACCAAACTGTGAGATTTATTGCTGATAATTTACTTCCAACGGAACACTGCTACTGGGGATACGACCTGGATGACATCCGAGGAACTCCGAATACAACTGAAGTCAGTAACGCCAAAGTAGATTCGAGTTTGCTTAGTACACTCCATAACCTGAATTCGGTAGGTCAGATCGTCCTAGCTCGTAACATGATGGAAGGGATGTATTCAATCCATTCTACAAAATGGCAAGACTTTCTTCTGTGTCACGTGTGGAAAAATCCGTCAGTGTTGAGGGATTTACATTGTACTAGTTTTACAGCTTCCTCAACGTGCATTCCCACGGCATCTAGTTTCCAGTCATGCTGA